The proteins below come from a single Triticum aestivum cultivar Chinese Spring chromosome 5D, IWGSC CS RefSeq v2.1, whole genome shotgun sequence genomic window:
- the LOC123120640 gene encoding uncharacterized protein, with the protein MPLQLFHTSTFAIVFNTCPYTAFYISCIHSRTTFIRWSKLIGAARTRTRLAASGGERPLEARAAGGWSGAATVAGGWRGDGRRCAWPGVSRGAAAGGAHGRWLEGSGDGGWRLARGPATGGERRWRSHASSREKWNHQRHAATTSPTRRETLSTARPAYVRMHARSHRELVRGFFGNARELLQPYGEIHISNKTGHPYGGWDIEQLASESSLAMIDMVSFQKQDYPGYNPKIGSGAESNKPFPLGDCSTYKFVAKRNDAQ; encoded by the exons ATGCCACTGCAACTTTTTCATACCTCTACATTTGCCATTGTCTTCAATACCTGTCCATATACTGCCTTTTATATATCCTGTATACATTCACGTACTACCTTTATACGCTGGTCCAAACTGATTGGAGccgcacgcacacgcacacgcctGGCGGCGTCTGGAGGGGAGCGGCCGCTGGAGGCGCGCGCAGCCGGCGGCTGGAGCGGAGCAGCGACGGTGGCTGGAGGCTGGCGCGGCGACGGCAGGAGGTGTGCGTGGCCCGGCGTCTCGAGGGGAGCGGCCGCTGGAGGCGCGCACGGCCGGTGGCTGGAGGGGAGCGGCGACGGTGGCTGGAGGCTGGCGCGCGGCCCAGCGACTGGAGGGGAGCGGCGGTGGCGGTCGCATGCGTCGTCGCGTGAAAAGTGGAATCATCAGCGTCATGCTGCAACGACGTCGCCGACGCGCCGGGAAACTCTGTCCACGGCAAGGCCAGCTTATGTGCGCATGCACGCAAG ATCGCACAGGGAGCTGGTGAGGGGGTTCTTTGGCAATGCACGAGAGCTGCTTCAGCCGTATGGTGAAATCCACATTAGCAACAAGACAGGACATCCTTACGGCGGGTGGGATATTGAGCAACTcgcctcagaatcatctctggctATGATTGACATGGTTAGTTTCCAGAAACAAGACTACCCCGGCTATAACCCGAAGATAGGAAGCGGTGCAGAGTCCAACAAACCATTCCCTCTCGGTGACTGCAGCACATACAAGTTTGTCGCGAAACGTAATGATGCTCAATAA